TTCAGCTCGTTAACGGAGTTGATCGTCTCCTTTGGCTTGCTGATCTTCTTGACCTTCTTAAAACCAACCAGCGCAAGCACGCCGGCGAGAACCAACATGAACAGGAACACGATCAAGAAAGCAGCCCAGCGTTCCATCCACGAGTTGAGTAGCTCGGCGAGGAAGAAGAAAAAGAAGAAAGAGCTGTACAAAGCGATGGTGCCGGCAACGCCGAACATGCCGCCGCCGATCACACCCTTTTTAGCCTCAACGGCAAGCTCGGTCTTAGCGAGCTCGACCTCCGCGCGGAACAAGGAGGACATTTGCGCGGTGGCATCGCTAACCAAGGATCCGATGGATCCCTTGTTGGTGGCATCTACATCGGTCAGCGGAATTGCGTTGACCTTCGCCTCGAACGCGTCATTGCCCTCGGTGAAAAAGCCCTTGTCGTTGCTCACGGGTCGGTCCCTCCAGATCATTGATTTAAAACAGTTATCCCCAATGTTGCCACGAATTTGCGCCGAGGGTGAATTTTGTGGGCTAATTGTTGCCGTTTTGTAGTCTTAGCGAGGATCATGGGCAGCTATGAATGGTTTGCTCGACCGAGAAGACATCCGCACCCTGCTTACCGAAGCCGAGTCGGCAATCGCTGCTGTACACCGTCGACCAGTAAGTTTGCGTCGAAGCGACCTCACCAGTGCTGAAGGTGTGCTCAGAGGAGCGCGTAGCAGCGCTCAGTTAACGCCACAGATCAGTGAGCAACACCATATCAGCGCCTACAGCGTGCTAGCCCCCGACCTTATCGAGCGAAGCGCCACCACATTCGTGCGCGCGCCGTTACAGTTGCTCGCGCGTATCGACGTCCTCAGCGGTGGCACCGGAAGGCCAGAACAGGGAAGTGTTGCATTGCAATCTTTAGCGGGATTTATTGCAGCGCGGCCGCATGCGGGGCTTGGCCCAGCCGTGGTCCACGGTGAAATCCTTGCCCATGCCCCCTTTGGGCCGCGCTCTGCGATTGTCGCTCGGGTGGCTTCCCGAGTTCTTGCCTATGGTCTGGGTTTTGATCCGCGTGGGCTCTGCGTTCCCGAGCCCTACCTGCGTAGGCACCACGACGATTATCAAAGGTGCGCTGACCACTGGGCTGACAGTGCCGATGCAGCCGCAGACTTTGTCGCTTTACATCTGCGTGCCTGGATAGCGGGTGCGGCTGAGGCAGAATCTATCGCTGCGGCCGTGTAGGGATTTTAAGCCTGTGGGGCGCTGGAGTTGCGTTTATTCCACCACATCACAGAGCCAACCACGGCTGCTACGCCAGCTGCTACGCCGGTGGATATTTGGAGATCACGTTTAGTGGGTTTGTTAAAAAGGGCTACCGGATTTTTAAACGTATGGATTTCCCAATCGCGATCAATGGCAACTTTTTTGAGGGCACGATCAGGATTGACGGCTCGTGGGTTGCCCACTGCCTCAAGCATGGGGAGGTCGGTGATGGAATCGGAGTAGGCGAAGCTGTGGTCCAGTTGATAGCCGCGCTTGTCGGTGAGATCAAGGATTGCTTGTGCTTTCGCAGCCCCTTTGCAATAGAACGGGACTTCGCCGGTGAATTTGCCATCTACAACGGTCAGTTCTGTTGCAACTACTTGATCGACACCTAGCTCTGCGGCGATTGCCTCTACGAGGATCCGGGCAGACGCAGAGATGATTACTACGTCGTGACCGGCTTCTTGATGCATGTGGATGAGGTCGCGAGCTTCGGCATAGATGGCGGGGGCGACAACGCTGTGGAGAGTGTCGCTGGCGATCTCGCGTACTTGTTCTTCGTTCCAGCCGGTGATGAGATGGGCGAGCTGGTTTTTGGTGTGA
The sequence above is drawn from the Corynebacterium rouxii genome and encodes:
- a CDS encoding phage holin family protein, whose translation is MSNDKGFFTEGNDAFEAKVNAIPLTDVDATNKGSIGSLVSDATAQMSSLFRAEVELAKTELAVEAKKGVIGGGMFGVAGTIALYSSFFFFFFLAELLNSWMERWAAFLIVFLFMLVLAGVLALVGFKKVKKISKPKETINSVNELKKLVPGKAQAKLEASNRGLYS